The following is a genomic window from Sphingobacterium spiritivorum.
TTACCTGGAAGAGTTCACAAAGAAACATTATGATAAGCTTGAAAAAGCATTAGGCCTTAACTCAGAAGAGCTTAAAAATATCATTCAGGAGATCCTGAAATTAAATCCTAAACCGGGAGATTCAGGAGCAGCAGCAGGAAAGCAACTTCACATTATCCCCGACTTCCATATCAGTAACAATGACGGTGTTCTGCACCTGACCTTGAATGGCCGGAATGCGCCGGAACTACGGGTTTCCAGATCTTATCAGGAGATGTTTGAACATTACGAAAAAGTAGAGAAGACGGATAAGAAGATGAAGGAGGCGGTACAGTTTGTCAAACAAAAACTGGATTCGGCCAAATGGTTTATCGATGCCATTAAACAGCGTCAGCAGACTTTGTTGAAAACAATGAATGCGATTATGGAATATCAGTATGAATACTTCCTGACGGGAGATGACCGCATGCTTAAACCCATGATTCTGAAAGACATAGCTGACCGCATAGAAATGGATATTTCAACTGTTTCGCGTGTGGCTAATTCCAAATATGTACAGACTGAATTCGGTACGTTTTTACTTAAATCATTTTTCTCTGAAGCCATACAAACTGATTCGGGTGAAGAGGTTTCTAATAAAGAAGTCAAGAAAATTCTGGAAGAATGTATCTCGAATGAAGATAAGCGTAAACCTTTAGCGGATGAGAAACTGACTGATATCCTAAAAGAAAAAGGTTATTCTATCGCCCGCCGTACAGTAGCCAAGTACAGGGAAGCATTAAATATACCTGTCGCAAGATTAAGAAAGGAGTTGTAATCAGCTCCTTTTTTCTTTTTATCAATTCGTTCTTCCTCAAATCTGATATTTTCAGTAAATTGGTATAATTTTCAAATCTTCTATGCTAACAGAAATTATAGTAATCCTTATCCTGATCCTCCTAAATGGTATTTTATCCGCCTCCGAAATAGCTATTGTGTCCAGCAGAAAAGCTCGCCTGCAAGCAGAGAGTGACAAGAAAAACCCAGCTGCAAAAATCGCTTTAGACCTCAAAGAACATCCTAATCAATTTCTTTCTACTGTGCAGATCGGCATCACCCTTATCGGTATTCTGACAGGTTTTTTCAGTGGAGGAACTATTTCTACATTTATAGATGCTCAACTTCAGCAGGTTGCGTTTTTCGCGCCTTATAGCCAGCAGCTGTCTGTAATATTAGTTGTCATCATCATCACTTACCTTTCTTTGGTGATTGGCGAATTGGTTCCTAAACGGATCGGAATGGCTATACCTGAGCGTTATGCGACGTTAATCGCCTTCCCTATGCACTTTCTGAGTAAGATCATGAAGCCTTTTGTATGGTTTTTAAGTATCTCTACAGATTTCCTGGTCAGACTGCTCAACATCAAAGTCAGCAAAAATGCCGTTACTGAAGAGGAAATAAAAGCGTTGGTAGATGAGGGAGTAGATAGCGGTATTATCGATAACATAGAACATGATATTGTAGACCGTCTTCTTGCAATCGGCGATAAGAAAGCTATCAATCTGATGGTTCACCGCAGTAAGATCGACTATCTGGATCTGCAGGATTCTTTTGAAGAGAACAAAAAAGTGATCACGGCAACTCAACATACGGTATACCCGATCTGTGATGGTAATTTTGATAAGATAAAAGGAGTAGTACATGTCAAAACATTGCTGCAACAATATCTTAACAACGAAGAGACGGACTTGTCTGCTCTTATCACCCCTATTCCGTATATCAATGAAAATAGTGGTGCACTCTCTGTATTGGAATCGTTTAGAAATTCAAAAGCAGCTCAGGCTATTGTGATCGATGAATACGGTATACCCCAGGGAATTATTACGTTAAAGGATATATTGACGGGTCTGGTGGGAGATTTTGATGATCTGAACAATATTGAAAACAGCAAAATCCGTAAACGTGAAGACGGTTCATTCCTTATTGACGGCCGATATCAGCTGGACGATTTTATGGAAAGTCTGGAAGTAGGATTATCCGAAAAAGACGAAGAAGAAATCC
Proteins encoded in this region:
- the rpoN gene encoding RNA polymerase factor sigma-54, with product MLKQTLQQKLLQKLSPQQIQFIKLLQVPTVSLDARIKEELEENPALEDGSLINMNEPVQEYPDKDPDEQYEGEDNSFDEEFSVDEYIQDDDFNDYGNSYGGDDEEDRKEMPIAIQSSFFESLQNQLDLLALDDKHFLIGQQIIGSLDDDGYLRRPILSLIDDLAFSQNVIAEEEEVLEMLKIVQDFEPAGIGARDLQECLLIQLKKKNNDNEAVKKAILVVQNYLEEFTKKHYDKLEKALGLNSEELKNIIQEILKLNPKPGDSGAAAGKQLHIIPDFHISNNDGVLHLTLNGRNAPELRVSRSYQEMFEHYEKVEKTDKKMKEAVQFVKQKLDSAKWFIDAIKQRQQTLLKTMNAIMEYQYEYFLTGDDRMLKPMILKDIADRIEMDISTVSRVANSKYVQTEFGTFLLKSFFSEAIQTDSGEEVSNKEVKKILEECISNEDKRKPLADEKLTDILKEKGYSIARRTVAKYREALNIPVARLRKEL
- a CDS encoding hemolysin family protein codes for the protein MLTEIIVILILILLNGILSASEIAIVSSRKARLQAESDKKNPAAKIALDLKEHPNQFLSTVQIGITLIGILTGFFSGGTISTFIDAQLQQVAFFAPYSQQLSVILVVIIITYLSLVIGELVPKRIGMAIPERYATLIAFPMHFLSKIMKPFVWFLSISTDFLVRLLNIKVSKNAVTEEEIKALVDEGVDSGIIDNIEHDIVDRLLAIGDKKAINLMVHRSKIDYLDLQDSFEENKKVITATQHTVYPICDGNFDKIKGVVHVKTLLQQYLNNEETDLSALITPIPYINENSGALSVLESFRNSKAAQAIVIDEYGIPQGIITLKDILTGLVGDFDDLNNIENSKIRKREDGSFLIDGRYQLDDFMESLEVGLSEKDEEEIRNITTVAGLVFFLLDRVPEEGDKVIYKNLEFEVLDMDGNRIDKLLVTRLPLSSDQDYED